In Gossypium hirsutum isolate 1008001.06 chromosome D06, Gossypium_hirsutum_v2.1, whole genome shotgun sequence, one genomic interval encodes:
- the LOC121218207 gene encoding MADS-box protein SVP, translating into MAREKIKIKKIDNLTARQVTFSKRRRGLFKKAEELSVLCDAEVALIIFSATGKLFEFASSSMKDILGRYNLHSNNINKLGRPSLDLQLENNNNIRLSKEIVDKTHQLRQMRGEDLQGLNIEELQQLEGMLESGLKCVLETKSNRIMNEISSLETKGARLLEENKQLKEKMATLYKRKRDSDVVGEEGVSSESVTNVCSCSSSCPPLEDDSSDTSLRLGLPFT; encoded by the exons ATGGCAAGGGAGAAGATCAAGATCAAGAAGATTGACAACTTGACTGCAAGGCAAGTGACTTTTTCTAAGAGAAGAAGAGGGCTTTTCAAGAAAGCTGAAGAGCTTTCAGTTCTTTGTGATGCTGAGGTTGCTCTCATCATTTTCTCGGCAACTGGGAAACTATTTGAATTCGCTAGCTCCAG TATGAAAGATATTTTGGGAAGATATAATTTGCACTCCAACAATATCAACAAATTGGGCCGACCTTCTCTTGATCTCCAG CTGGAGAACAATAACAACATACGATTGAGCAAGGAAATAGTTGACAAGACCCACCAATTAAG GCAGATGAGAGGGGAAGATCTTCAAGGACTGAACATCGAGGAATTGCAGCAACTAGAGGGGATGCTTGAATCTGGACTTAAATGCGTTTTGGAAACCAAG aGCAATCGGATTATGAACGAGATCTCTTCACTTGAAACTAAG GGAGCGAGGTTGTTGGAAGAGAACAAGCAACTTAAAGAGAAA ATGGCAACATTGTACAAGAGAAAAAGAGATTCAGATGTTGTTGGGGAAGAAGGTGTGTCATCAGAATCTGTTACAAATGTTTGCAGTTGCAGCAGTAGCTGCCCTCCATTAGAGGATGATAGCTCTGATACTTCTCTTAGATTAGG GCTTCCTTTCACTTAG